One window from the genome of Mumia sp. ZJ1417 encodes:
- a CDS encoding class I SAM-dependent methyltransferase codes for MPSLATRPLRLELGCGAAKRDPRAVGIDTRPLPAVDVVGDALEVLRTIPDASVESVYSEHFLEHVDDAREVLSEISRVLVDGGTCVTVVPHFSNPAFYSDPTHRQFFGLYTFGYWVERTALRRGVPHYEAPLPLVLTSTRYVFKSSPPFYARHAVKKVLSAWVNLSTWTQELYEEHVCWILPCYEIAYTVRRVPR; via the coding sequence ATGCCGAGTCTCGCCACCCGTCCCCTCCGTCTCGAGCTCGGTTGCGGCGCAGCCAAGCGTGACCCCCGCGCGGTGGGGATCGACACGCGACCGCTCCCGGCAGTCGATGTCGTCGGGGACGCGCTGGAGGTGCTCCGCACGATCCCGGACGCGAGCGTCGAGTCGGTCTACAGCGAGCATTTTCTGGAGCATGTCGACGATGCGCGCGAGGTCCTCAGCGAGATCTCGCGCGTGCTCGTCGACGGCGGCACGTGCGTGACGGTAGTGCCTCACTTCTCCAACCCTGCGTTCTACTCAGACCCGACGCACCGGCAATTCTTCGGCCTCTACACGTTCGGATACTGGGTCGAGCGCACCGCGCTGCGCCGCGGGGTCCCCCACTACGAGGCTCCGCTCCCGCTGGTGCTGACCTCCACCCGGTACGTCTTCAAGTCATCGCCGCCGTTCTACGCACGCCATGCCGTGAAGAAGGTGCTCTCCGCATGGGTCAACCTGTCGACGTGGACCCAGGAGCTGTACGAGGAGCACGTCTGCTGGATCCTCCCCTGCTACGAGATCGCCTACACGGTCAGGCGGGTCCCCCGCTGA
- a CDS encoding nucleoside-diphosphate sugar epimerase/dehydratase yields the protein MGATRQWLRQHRSSVLVGYDSLAWFAATLGAAVARFDGDLSKVNLPGVIGLSALLCAAYLAFGSVFRLHSGRAVTGSLEEVVLVTGVGVSAGLVGFSLNVVIDPQWVPRAVPIGATVLAVALIAWGRVVWRRWKERDLRFVGPEATHVLVVGAGEGARQLVRAIHRDPHARWRPVGLIDDDPLNRHLRIEGVPVVGGRSMIAEAVQEHGVETIIVAIPSARRELVRAVADTAESLNVDVKVLPQVSEILEANVGIEDVRDLDISDLLGRAQVQTDLKSISDCLTGRRVLVTGAGGSIGSELCRQLRRLGPQTLVMLDHDESALHTTQMDVYGRATMATDDVVLADIRDAEALRSVFETHRPEVVFHAAALKHLPVLERFPGEAVKTNVWGTQNVLEAARAAHVDRFINISTDKAANPISVLGYSKRVAEGLTAACDHNSAGTYVSVRFGNVLGSRGSVATAFMRQIAEGRPLTVTHPDATRYFMTIAEAVGLVIQAAAIGRGAEVLVLDMGEPVNIHSFARRLIALSHATVGVEFIGLRPGEKVHEELLGDGEVDVRPEHPAVSHVPVPPLPFTAVAGLDPGASPPAVIRGMQRLTQRLPVELAEEAG from the coding sequence GTGGGTGCCACACGCCAGTGGCTGCGCCAGCACCGTTCGTCAGTGCTCGTCGGCTACGACAGTCTCGCCTGGTTCGCCGCAACCTTGGGTGCGGCTGTTGCCAGGTTCGACGGTGACCTCTCGAAGGTGAACCTGCCGGGCGTCATCGGCCTTTCTGCTCTGCTCTGCGCCGCCTATCTTGCTTTCGGGAGCGTGTTCCGTCTCCACAGCGGCCGTGCGGTGACCGGCAGTCTTGAGGAGGTCGTCCTCGTCACAGGAGTGGGTGTGAGCGCCGGTCTCGTCGGCTTCTCGCTCAACGTCGTCATCGACCCGCAGTGGGTGCCCCGCGCAGTGCCGATCGGGGCAACCGTCCTTGCCGTCGCTCTTATCGCCTGGGGCCGGGTCGTATGGCGGCGCTGGAAGGAAAGGGATCTGCGGTTCGTGGGTCCGGAAGCGACGCACGTCCTCGTCGTGGGCGCGGGGGAGGGTGCCCGTCAGCTCGTCCGCGCGATCCACCGCGATCCCCATGCGCGATGGCGCCCTGTGGGACTCATCGATGACGACCCGCTCAATCGACACCTGAGAATCGAAGGCGTGCCCGTCGTCGGCGGGAGGAGCATGATCGCCGAGGCGGTTCAGGAACACGGGGTCGAGACGATCATCGTCGCCATCCCCTCGGCGAGGCGAGAGCTGGTCCGTGCGGTCGCCGACACGGCAGAGTCCCTCAATGTCGACGTCAAGGTGCTGCCGCAGGTGTCGGAGATCCTGGAGGCCAATGTCGGGATCGAGGACGTGCGCGACCTCGACATCTCAGATCTGCTCGGCAGAGCGCAGGTGCAGACGGACCTGAAGAGCATCTCCGACTGCCTGACAGGCCGCCGAGTCCTCGTTACCGGGGCGGGCGGATCGATCGGGAGCGAGCTTTGTCGCCAGCTCCGTCGGCTTGGGCCTCAGACCCTGGTGATGCTCGACCATGACGAGTCCGCACTCCATACGACGCAGATGGATGTCTACGGCCGCGCCACCATGGCGACCGACGACGTGGTGCTGGCCGACATCCGCGACGCTGAAGCGCTCCGCTCGGTCTTCGAGACGCACCGACCGGAGGTGGTCTTCCATGCTGCGGCGCTCAAACACCTCCCTGTCCTCGAGCGGTTCCCTGGCGAGGCGGTGAAGACCAATGTTTGGGGGACGCAGAATGTGCTGGAGGCGGCGCGGGCGGCGCACGTCGACCGGTTCATCAACATCTCGACGGACAAGGCGGCCAACCCGATCAGCGTCCTGGGCTACTCCAAACGGGTCGCCGAGGGACTCACAGCCGCGTGCGACCACAACTCCGCGGGCACCTACGTCAGCGTGCGTTTCGGCAACGTGCTCGGTAGCCGCGGATCAGTCGCCACGGCCTTCATGCGCCAAATCGCCGAAGGCCGGCCGTTGACGGTCACCCACCCGGATGCGACGCGCTACTTCATGACGATCGCGGAGGCGGTCGGCCTCGTGATCCAGGCGGCGGCGATCGGACGCGGAGCTGAGGTTCTCGTTCTCGATATGGGGGAGCCGGTGAACATCCACTCGTTTGCGCGCAGGCTCATCGCGCTGTCGCACGCGACGGTCGGTGTCGAGTTCATCGGCCTGAGACCTGGCGAGAAGGTGCACGAGGAGCTGCTCGGCGACGGAGAGGTCGATGTGCGGCCGGAGCACCCAGCCGTTTCGCACGTTCCCGTCCCGCCGTTGCCCTTCACGGCCGTGGCCGGACTCGATCCCGGTGCATCGCCGCCGGCGGTGATCCGCGGCATGCAGCGCCTCACGCAGCGTCTCCCGGTCGAGCTCGCCGAGGAGGCGGGGTGA
- a CDS encoding GNAT family N-acetyltransferase — MSVPCAVRHARSSDIERVVALHEASFPGFFLSLLGPTFLRELYRGLLALDEGILLVAEMPDGRVIGFLGGTDDRPAFYRRLLRRRGWRFALAAVPAVVRHPSMARRVVRGRERAERGNDPGDAGVNQAPGSLMSLGVAPQAQGTGAGRELVRAFDRVVQSRGSAGYTLTTDAEDNDRVNAFYVGLGLVPASEHVTPEGRRLIEYVRVWASADPRA; from the coding sequence ATGAGTGTGCCGTGTGCCGTGCGCCACGCCCGATCCTCCGACATCGAACGGGTGGTCGCCCTCCACGAAGCGTCCTTCCCTGGATTCTTCCTCAGCCTGCTCGGGCCGACGTTCCTGCGCGAGCTCTATCGCGGGCTGTTGGCGCTCGACGAGGGAATCCTCCTGGTCGCCGAGATGCCGGATGGCCGGGTCATCGGATTCTTGGGCGGCACCGACGACCGGCCGGCCTTCTACCGCCGCCTGCTCCGCCGGCGCGGGTGGCGCTTCGCGCTCGCCGCGGTCCCCGCGGTGGTCCGGCACCCGTCGATGGCGAGGCGGGTCGTGCGTGGCCGCGAACGCGCCGAGCGCGGCAACGACCCCGGCGACGCGGGCGTGAACCAGGCTCCCGGATCCCTCATGTCCCTGGGCGTCGCGCCACAGGCGCAGGGAACAGGAGCGGGGCGTGAGCTGGTGCGGGCGTTCGACCGGGTGGTGCAGAGTCGAGGGTCCGCGGGATACACCCTGACGACCGACGCCGAGGACAACGATCGCGTGAACGCGTTCTATGTCGGGCTGGGTCTCGTCCCCGCCTCGGAGCACGTCACTCCCGAAGGTCGCAGACTCATCGAGTACGTCAGGGTCTGGGCAAGCGCAGATCCGCGAGCGTGA
- a CDS encoding glycosyltransferase, protein MSQGSTAVRGRVLHVAPGDAIARLQPQFGFQQEHGYDVRVACGRSSDVNWARLAPFEPIDIPFPRRPLPHRVAATLVELVRAAREWRPTYLHLHSPAVALTVRWVPRSCWPVGMQMVYTVHGYGHVWPPRGRARAIQQAERVLARRTDLMLFQSTEDLDESRGRRYNSRLRYLGNGVEDAWFDMVPAPRSTGPLEIVYVGRMVEEKGVLDLVEAVRGLEGVRLHLVGAAEPTDPRPVDPAAIAATAAPGTVVVHGRVDQPTLRQVVADADVLCLPSYREGVPQSVIEALAAGRPTVVTDVRGCRELVDDGVNGYVVRARDPAGLRLALQRMRDLPAAEYARMSTAARSSVAQGRRLENVHARLLEAYRELEP, encoded by the coding sequence ATGTCGCAGGGCAGCACAGCCGTCCGAGGACGAGTCCTTCACGTCGCCCCCGGTGATGCGATCGCCCGGCTGCAGCCCCAGTTCGGGTTCCAGCAGGAACACGGGTACGACGTGCGTGTGGCTTGCGGGCGGTCATCCGACGTCAACTGGGCACGGCTCGCACCCTTCGAACCGATCGATATTCCGTTCCCTCGCCGGCCCTTGCCGCACCGCGTGGCCGCCACGCTCGTGGAGCTCGTACGCGCCGCGCGCGAGTGGAGGCCGACCTACCTCCACCTCCACTCGCCCGCTGTCGCGCTGACCGTACGGTGGGTGCCCCGTTCGTGCTGGCCGGTCGGGATGCAGATGGTCTATACCGTTCACGGGTACGGCCATGTCTGGCCGCCACGGGGCCGCGCCCGCGCCATCCAACAGGCAGAGCGGGTGCTGGCACGGCGCACGGACCTCATGCTCTTCCAGAGCACCGAGGACCTCGACGAGTCGCGTGGGCGCCGCTACAACAGCCGGCTGCGCTACCTCGGCAACGGCGTCGAGGACGCATGGTTCGACATGGTGCCCGCCCCCCGATCGACAGGGCCGCTCGAAATCGTCTACGTCGGCCGGATGGTTGAGGAGAAGGGCGTGCTCGACCTGGTGGAAGCGGTCCGAGGACTGGAGGGGGTTCGGCTGCACCTTGTCGGTGCTGCCGAACCTACTGACCCGCGCCCTGTCGACCCCGCGGCCATCGCCGCGACGGCCGCGCCGGGTACGGTCGTCGTCCATGGTCGTGTGGATCAGCCCACGCTGCGCCAGGTGGTCGCCGACGCCGACGTGCTGTGTCTCCCGAGCTACCGCGAAGGGGTTCCGCAGAGTGTCATCGAGGCCCTCGCGGCCGGGCGGCCGACTGTCGTCACGGACGTGCGGGGATGCCGTGAGCTGGTCGACGACGGCGTCAACGGCTACGTGGTGCGAGCGCGCGACCCGGCAGGCCTACGGCTTGCCCTGCAGCGGATGCGTGACCTGCCTGCTGCCGAGTACGCGCGGATGTCGACGGCAGCCCGAAGCTCCGTCGCACAAGGACGACGTCTCGAGAACGTCCACGCACGCCTGCTCGAGGCGTACCGCGAGCTCGAGCCATGA
- a CDS encoding NAD-dependent epimerase/dehydratase family protein encodes MRLLVTGGGGFIGSNLVRTALRHPGLTQVRVLDDFSTGYEENLHGVPVELHRGSVCDPDALARSLKGIDGVVHLAAIPSVPRSLVDPRRSYEVNVSGTVEVLEACRTADVGHVVVASSSSVYGANPAEYKNERGWVRPLSPYAAGKLAAEQMALAYQESFGLGVSAFRFFNVYGPRQPAGHTYSAVVPVFVDALLRGTPVPVHGDGAQTRDFTFVDSVCRVLVESAVTAKACAEPVNLAFGTRTSIAELVSLLEEVTGRSARIDWQPPRSADVRASRADSGLLHELYPAAEPVALRDGLRSTAEWFATRPSTSHSLDSWSGVTGP; translated from the coding sequence ATGCGGCTTCTGGTGACTGGTGGCGGAGGATTTATCGGCTCCAACCTGGTGCGCACAGCGCTGCGTCACCCCGGTTTGACACAGGTCCGTGTCCTCGACGACTTCTCGACCGGCTACGAGGAGAACCTCCACGGCGTGCCGGTCGAACTCCACCGCGGGTCTGTGTGCGACCCCGATGCGCTGGCGAGGTCGCTGAAGGGCATCGACGGTGTCGTCCACCTTGCCGCCATCCCGAGCGTGCCGCGGTCGCTGGTCGACCCCCGCCGGTCGTACGAGGTGAACGTGTCTGGGACGGTCGAGGTGCTGGAGGCGTGCCGCACAGCCGACGTGGGCCATGTGGTCGTGGCGTCATCGAGCTCGGTGTACGGCGCGAACCCTGCGGAGTACAAGAACGAACGTGGATGGGTCCGGCCGCTCAGCCCGTACGCTGCCGGCAAGCTGGCCGCCGAGCAGATGGCGCTCGCCTATCAGGAGTCGTTCGGGCTGGGGGTGTCGGCGTTCCGCTTCTTCAACGTGTACGGGCCGCGGCAACCTGCGGGGCACACGTACTCCGCAGTCGTCCCCGTGTTCGTGGACGCGCTTCTGCGGGGGACTCCGGTGCCCGTGCACGGCGACGGTGCGCAGACGCGCGACTTCACCTTCGTGGACTCGGTGTGTCGAGTCCTGGTGGAGTCGGCGGTGACTGCGAAGGCGTGCGCGGAGCCGGTCAACCTGGCCTTCGGGACGCGGACCAGCATCGCGGAGCTCGTGAGCCTTCTCGAGGAGGTCACAGGCCGCTCGGCACGAATCGACTGGCAGCCACCGCGGTCTGCCGATGTGCGCGCCTCGCGTGCCGACAGCGGCCTGCTGCATGAGCTGTACCCCGCTGCGGAGCCCGTCGCGCTGCGTGACGGACTCCGGAGCACGGCCGAATGGTTCGCCACGCGCCCGTCAACATCACACTCGCTCGATTCGTGGTCCGGCGTGACCGGCCCCTAG
- a CDS encoding sugar transferase: protein MRRLAEAFVALIALVLLAPVLVAIGIVVRLDTPGPALFRQLRVGHGGREFEIWKFRTMTQPESSDEDHGQEVTVAGDVRVTRVGRLLRRRKLDELPQLVNVVRGEMALVGPRPEVPRYVALWPARLREVILSIPPGLTDPTSIALRDEEGLLGRQPEPERYYREVLLPRKAAMYAAYVRTRCLRGDAKILARTVKAALWV, encoded by the coding sequence GTGAGGCGCCTCGCTGAAGCCTTCGTGGCTTTGATCGCGCTGGTTCTCCTGGCGCCGGTGCTCGTCGCGATAGGGATCGTGGTCCGGCTCGACACGCCCGGCCCGGCCCTCTTCCGCCAGCTGAGGGTCGGTCACGGGGGACGCGAGTTCGAGATCTGGAAGTTCCGCACGATGACGCAGCCTGAGTCTTCCGACGAAGACCACGGGCAAGAGGTCACCGTTGCCGGGGACGTCAGGGTCACACGCGTGGGGCGCTTGCTGCGAAGAAGGAAGCTCGACGAACTTCCTCAGCTGGTGAACGTGGTCCGGGGTGAGATGGCGCTCGTGGGGCCTCGGCCCGAAGTCCCGCGATATGTCGCGCTGTGGCCGGCCCGCTTGCGCGAGGTGATCTTGTCGATCCCGCCCGGCCTCACCGACCCCACGTCGATCGCGCTTCGGGACGAGGAGGGGCTGCTCGGACGCCAGCCCGAGCCGGAGCGGTACTACCGCGAGGTGCTCCTGCCGAGGAAGGCCGCGATGTACGCCGCGTACGTGAGGACGCGATGCCTGCGAGGTGACGCCAAGATCCTCGCCCGTACCGTCAAGGCGGCGCTGTGGGTTTGA
- a CDS encoding oligosaccharide flippase family protein, with translation MSRPGSELLRASARLTLPTVLAVGLGAVTAIVTARSLGPTGRGQLVLALTVVTISSVVLTLGLDTAARFALVRAETGVTAGAYLGASLILVVVETVVVAAVLVATGKWGDVQFSRDLVLLSSAFAAVFHSAAMLRGLLSAYGHLLVTACASAGGVVLTFVLVCGFALRDSGAVDVYLIAFGLGALLELVVLGAYGAARGLLRAPAFALSSWRTLVRLGIPALGIVGARTVVFRLDRYVVGVVMGAGAAGVYSIASTVSEALRFAPRILSEVVLHRVATRRGSTVAVEHARLVLVVVTAPILIVIAVFAPQIITLLVGPEFLDAVLPLRILLIGELAVVSFWVDLNHLAGMGRFGRASVMCLAVAAAVVALDLWLIPTLGLAGAAIASVAGYLGFAVAARAGKRSASREDEPDDRRVSGGPA, from the coding sequence ATGAGCCGTCCCGGCAGCGAGCTCCTGAGGGCGTCTGCCCGACTGACCCTTCCCACCGTGCTTGCGGTGGGCCTGGGGGCGGTGACGGCGATCGTCACAGCACGGTCACTCGGCCCGACCGGGCGCGGGCAGCTCGTCCTCGCGCTGACCGTCGTGACGATCAGCTCGGTCGTCCTGACCCTCGGGCTGGACACGGCGGCACGATTCGCGCTGGTACGTGCTGAGACCGGCGTGACCGCAGGGGCGTACCTGGGTGCCTCGCTCATCCTCGTGGTGGTCGAGACCGTCGTGGTGGCCGCCGTCCTGGTCGCCACAGGGAAGTGGGGTGACGTCCAGTTCTCGCGCGACCTCGTCTTGCTCTCCTCGGCGTTCGCCGCGGTGTTCCACAGCGCGGCGATGCTCCGAGGACTTCTGAGTGCGTACGGTCACCTTCTCGTGACAGCGTGCGCATCTGCCGGCGGCGTGGTGCTGACGTTTGTGCTCGTGTGCGGTTTTGCCCTCCGTGACAGCGGAGCAGTGGATGTCTATCTGATCGCGTTCGGACTGGGTGCGTTGCTCGAGCTCGTGGTCCTCGGCGCGTACGGTGCGGCGCGCGGGCTCCTGCGGGCACCCGCCTTCGCGCTGTCCTCGTGGCGGACTCTGGTGCGCCTCGGGATTCCTGCCCTCGGCATCGTGGGTGCCCGGACGGTGGTGTTCCGTCTGGACAGGTATGTGGTCGGGGTCGTGATGGGTGCCGGAGCAGCAGGTGTCTACTCCATCGCTTCGACCGTGAGCGAGGCGCTCCGTTTCGCGCCCCGGATCTTGAGCGAGGTCGTCCTGCACCGGGTCGCGACGCGCCGAGGATCGACGGTGGCCGTCGAGCACGCGCGCTTGGTGCTCGTGGTCGTCACCGCCCCCATCCTGATCGTGATCGCCGTGTTCGCGCCGCAGATCATCACGCTCCTGGTCGGGCCGGAGTTCCTCGACGCGGTGCTGCCTTTGCGGATCCTTCTGATCGGGGAGCTGGCGGTCGTCTCCTTCTGGGTCGACCTCAACCACCTGGCAGGGATGGGGCGCTTCGGTCGCGCGAGCGTGATGTGCCTCGCGGTGGCGGCAGCAGTCGTCGCCCTCGACCTCTGGCTCATTCCCACCCTCGGGCTGGCAGGGGCAGCGATCGCGAGCGTGGCTGGCTACCTCGGGTTTGCCGTGGCCGCCCGCGCGGGCAAACGCTCAGCATCTCGCGAGGATGAGCCAGACGATCGGCGCGTCAGCGGGGGACCCGCCTGA
- a CDS encoding DegT/DnrJ/EryC1/StrS aminotransferase family protein, which yields MTRRAMTTPAVVPFTRPDITDAEIDAVVRALRGGWVTTGPAAAELEDTFAGFVGGGVEAVAVSSATAGLHLALEACGVGVGDEVLVPTWTFTATAEVVRYLGATPVLVDVDPVTLNIAPSAVAAALGPRTRAVIVVHFGGLAADTAGIAAVTRPRGVRIVEDAAHALPSTRAGEIVGTAAHSDAAIFSFYATKTVTTGEGGMLTTRDPTIAARARVMRLHGIDRDAFDRYRRASAWEYDVVAPGFKNNLPDPAAAMGCVQLARAHAMRDRREEIAATYLEAWRDLPIELPARPAGADLHAWHLFTLRLRPDSETDRDALIQALAQRGIGSSVHFIPLHQLTYWRTSLRPEPDAFPVADTVFPRIVSVPIFSAMTYDEVDRVADAVREVVR from the coding sequence GTGACACGCCGTGCCATGACGACACCAGCCGTCGTCCCCTTCACACGTCCCGACATCACCGACGCGGAGATCGACGCCGTGGTCCGTGCGCTGCGCGGAGGGTGGGTGACGACCGGGCCTGCCGCCGCCGAGCTCGAGGACACCTTCGCGGGCTTCGTCGGCGGCGGGGTCGAAGCCGTGGCCGTGAGCTCAGCGACGGCGGGGCTGCACCTGGCGTTGGAGGCGTGTGGCGTCGGTGTCGGCGACGAGGTTCTCGTGCCGACCTGGACGTTCACGGCGACTGCGGAGGTGGTGCGTTATCTCGGGGCGACTCCCGTCCTCGTCGATGTCGACCCCGTGACTCTCAACATCGCGCCGTCTGCCGTCGCCGCTGCGCTGGGTCCGAGGACACGCGCTGTCATTGTCGTCCACTTCGGGGGCCTTGCGGCTGACACCGCGGGTATCGCAGCCGTCACGCGGCCACGGGGAGTTCGCATCGTCGAGGACGCCGCTCACGCGCTGCCGAGCACTCGTGCCGGCGAGATCGTCGGCACGGCGGCGCACTCCGACGCAGCGATCTTCAGCTTCTATGCCACGAAGACCGTGACGACGGGCGAGGGCGGAATGCTCACCACACGCGATCCCACCATCGCTGCACGCGCTCGGGTGATGCGCCTCCACGGGATCGACCGGGACGCGTTCGACCGCTATCGCCGGGCGTCCGCCTGGGAGTACGACGTCGTCGCGCCGGGCTTCAAGAACAACCTCCCGGACCCTGCGGCGGCGATGGGATGCGTCCAGCTCGCCCGTGCGCACGCGATGAGGGATCGCCGGGAGGAGATCGCAGCGACGTACCTCGAGGCATGGCGCGACCTGCCGATCGAGCTGCCGGCTCGACCAGCGGGGGCCGACCTCCATGCCTGGCACCTCTTCACTCTTCGGCTGCGCCCCGATTCGGAGACTGACCGTGACGCTCTCATCCAAGCCCTCGCGCAACGCGGGATCGGGTCCAGCGTCCATTTCATCCCCCTGCACCAGCTCACGTACTGGCGCACCTCGCTGAGGCCTGAGCCGGATGCCTTTCCCGTCGCCGACACGGTCTTCCCGCGGATCGTCAGCGTCCCGATCTTCAGCGCCATGACGTACGACGAGGTCGACCGAGTCGCGGACGCCGTACGCGAGGTCGTCAGGTGA
- a CDS encoding glycosyltransferase — MSIESPGLITVAAYGRGAASARVRLHDWVDHLQIPAVSWEYAGTRDAAPRTLGRRLPAAVRAEVRLRRDACRVDNSTVLLSRAASPFSNGGLESRLLSTARRGVYDFDDSLAHYPDSALRRAWSRRRVWQRSLASADQVIAGNATLAEEARAAAPAGTPVTVVPSCIEPSSYRPKSSYEGRETPRVVWLGSPATEAFLVAVARSLRACLDRVGGRITVISAGEGPLGALAPVADRVTWSADALSLLADADVGIMPLPDTPFTRGKCAYKLLQYGATALPVVASPVGVNRDVVTGCGGWAPATDTEWDDALTEVLTAPEYLRASAGRAALAHVQENYSFASWEPTWRKLVLG; from the coding sequence GTGAGCATCGAGTCGCCAGGGTTGATCACCGTGGCAGCGTACGGCCGGGGCGCCGCGAGCGCCCGAGTCCGACTCCACGACTGGGTCGATCACCTGCAGATCCCGGCGGTCTCGTGGGAGTACGCCGGCACCAGGGACGCGGCACCGCGCACGCTGGGTCGCCGGCTCCCCGCAGCGGTGCGCGCGGAGGTCCGCTTGCGGCGCGACGCCTGCCGGGTCGACAACTCCACCGTCCTCCTGAGCAGGGCGGCCTCCCCGTTCAGCAACGGAGGGCTGGAGTCGCGGCTGCTGAGCACGGCACGCCGGGGCGTGTACGACTTCGACGACTCGCTCGCCCACTATCCCGACTCTGCCCTCAGGAGGGCATGGTCGCGCCGTCGCGTCTGGCAGCGCAGTCTCGCGAGCGCCGACCAGGTCATCGCGGGGAACGCGACGCTCGCGGAAGAGGCGCGAGCCGCCGCCCCGGCTGGCACGCCGGTGACGGTCGTCCCGAGCTGTATCGAGCCGAGCTCCTACCGGCCGAAGTCCTCGTACGAGGGACGCGAGACGCCTCGTGTGGTGTGGCTCGGCTCTCCTGCGACAGAAGCCTTCCTCGTCGCAGTCGCCCGCTCCCTCCGCGCGTGTCTCGACCGTGTCGGCGGAAGAATCACCGTGATCAGTGCGGGAGAGGGCCCGCTCGGTGCCCTCGCTCCCGTCGCCGACAGGGTCACGTGGAGCGCTGATGCGCTCTCGCTGCTCGCCGACGCGGACGTCGGCATCATGCCGCTGCCCGACACCCCTTTCACCCGCGGAAAGTGCGCCTACAAGCTGTTGCAGTACGGCGCGACCGCGCTACCGGTCGTCGCGAGCCCGGTGGGTGTCAACCGGGACGTCGTCACAGGCTGCGGAGGCTGGGCTCCAGCAACCGACACGGAGTGGGACGACGCGCTCACCGAGGTCCTCACGGCGCCGGAGTACCTCCGCGCTTCTGCGGGACGTGCCGCACTCGCACACGTCCAGGAGAACTACAGCTTCGCCAGCTGGGAGCCGACCTGGCGCAAGCTCGTGCTCGGATGA
- a CDS encoding nucleotide sugar dehydrogenase has product MPTSGVEHRKGERMVVVGQGYVGLPVAVRAVEAEFDVVGFDTDEARVASLRSGISFVEDVTDSVLRTTLATGRYLPTTDVAHVDGFDCALVTVPTPLREAVPDLTFVEDAARLLGPRLRPGNTVVLESTTYPGTTEQLLAPLLGDLSGMEPGVDFNLGYSPERIDPGNTRFAFTTTPKVVSGVTAKSAAAVEGIYARLVDRTVPVSSTAVAELTKLLENTFRHVNVALVNELAMFAHDLDIDVWEAISAASTKPFGFMPFTPGPGVGGDCLPVDPSYLSWQVRRTLGQSFRFVELANDVNDHMPEYVVRRLSAGLNERSRSLRGSRVLAVGLAYKPRSSDTRGSPAVRVCELLVASGADVRVVDPYVDESKAPAGVSVVTASLAEVEAAHAIVILTDHDGVDYDAIARADAYVLDTRNRLNHPGTAL; this is encoded by the coding sequence ATGCCGACCTCGGGGGTCGAGCACCGCAAGGGTGAGCGCATGGTCGTTGTCGGACAAGGCTACGTCGGCCTTCCGGTCGCCGTGCGAGCCGTCGAGGCAGAATTCGACGTGGTCGGATTCGACACCGATGAAGCCCGCGTCGCCTCACTGAGGTCGGGCATCTCGTTCGTGGAGGACGTCACGGACTCGGTCCTGCGCACGACGCTGGCGACCGGCCGATATCTCCCGACCACCGACGTCGCTCATGTCGATGGCTTCGACTGTGCGCTGGTCACGGTGCCGACCCCCTTGCGCGAGGCCGTCCCCGATCTCACGTTCGTGGAGGACGCCGCACGCCTGCTCGGCCCGCGGCTCCGGCCCGGCAACACCGTGGTGCTCGAGTCGACGACCTACCCCGGCACGACCGAGCAGCTCTTGGCCCCGCTCCTCGGTGACCTCAGCGGCATGGAACCCGGGGTCGACTTCAATCTCGGCTACTCGCCCGAGCGGATCGATCCGGGCAACACCCGCTTCGCCTTCACCACGACCCCGAAGGTGGTCTCAGGGGTCACGGCGAAGTCCGCCGCTGCAGTCGAGGGGATCTATGCACGGCTGGTCGACCGGACCGTCCCTGTGAGCTCCACTGCGGTCGCCGAGCTCACCAAGCTGCTGGAGAACACGTTCCGCCACGTCAACGTCGCCTTGGTGAACGAGCTCGCGATGTTCGCTCACGATCTGGACATCGACGTCTGGGAGGCGATCTCGGCAGCATCGACCAAGCCCTTCGGCTTCATGCCGTTCACCCCTGGACCGGGGGTCGGTGGGGACTGCCTGCCGGTCGACCCGTCCTACCTCTCCTGGCAGGTCCGCCGCACGCTCGGACAGAGCTTCCGCTTCGTCGAGCTGGCGAACGACGTCAACGACCACATGCCGGAGTACGTCGTACGAAGGCTCTCGGCGGGGCTCAACGAGCGCAGCCGGTCGTTGCGAGGGAGTCGGGTCCTCGCCGTCGGACTCGCCTACAAGCCCCGCTCGAGCGACACGCGGGGATCACCGGCCGTGCGAGTCTGCGAGCTGCTCGTCGCGTCGGGCGCCGACGTCCGCGTCGTCGACCCTTACGTCGACGAGTCGAAGGCGCCGGCTGGAGTCTCAGTGGTCACCGCATCCCTGGCGGAGGTCGAGGCGGCACACGCGATCGTCATCCTGACGGACCACGACGGTGTCGACTACGACGCGATCGCCCGCGCAGATGCGTACGTGCTCGACACCCGTAACCGGCTGAACCACCCGGGAACGGCGCTCTGA